In the genome of Impatiens glandulifera chromosome 6, dImpGla2.1, whole genome shotgun sequence, the window caaatctcaaaattcaataagattaaatttcttatacaaacattaaaaataatacattaacaTAATTTGAACTCACATCTTGGTTTTGTTATTTTAGAAACTAATATTAACCCATAATAAATTACctcaactttaatttaaaacgttttgAATTATAATCGAACTCATCATATTTCATATCTATAAAATCAATCATGATACTTAAActactttattatattttatatttttaccaatatattatttataattcattttgagtctcttgatatattaaatatttgtgttaatgttaaaatattagtattcatatgttatttttataataaaatattataatttaaatttttatttatttataattatataaatattagttttattagactacttatattataaatgttttaattcaaataaatttaatataaaaataatatgccAGTATTCATTGAAATTGATAATTAGGTGTGGATTCCCATAATCTAAATAAAGTCAGTAAAAGAAATTAGTACACCAACTTAGCcaatttcttgattcatataatctgAATTCAATCTGTATTTTAAATATCACCTCATCTCTAAATAGTTGACTTATAAAAGATTCTTAAAAGCTATAACTTTTTGGTGGTTGTTATTATGGAACTAGAGGCCTCCTAGAAAACACCGCcttaaaaataaactaagttCTTCTCCTTCTTTAAATATCATAACAATCACTATCACCATCTCACTTTGCtatcttataaataaactaaGTTCTGAATACATAAGTGAGAAGAAGATGAGTGCTGAACATCATAACCATGGTCGTTTAACATCCTCTTGGAACAAAGAAGAGAACAAAGCTTTTGAGCAAGCACTTGCAAAATACTCTGAGGATCGTGGTGATAGTGCTGGTAGATGGGCAAATATTGCAGCCAAAATTCCAGGAAGGTCAATGGTAGAGATTAAGCGTCATTACGATATCTTAATCGATGATGTTAGGCGCATAGAAGCTGGCTTCATCCCTCCCCCAAACTATGAATTAAGcatcaatgaagaagaagacaatgaaCCAAGGCCAAAACATGATCGTAGAAAGAGTACACCTTGGACTGAGAATGAACAtaagtaaattattttagttaatagcATAACTTGATTGATTGTTTTTCGCAATTTGTTGGATTGATTTTTGTGTGCAGATTGTTTCTGTTAGGTTTGCAAATGTATGGAAAAGGTGATTGGCGGAGCATAGCTCGTAAATCTGTTGTGACGAGGACTGCAGCTCAAGTCGCAAGCCACGCGCAAAAGTACTTTGCTCGTCAAAATGCAATCGTCGCCGAAAAGAAGAGGTCTAGCATTCACGATATGACTATCAATTCCATCACCCCACTAGAAGAACAACACAACTTAGATCCTTCTACTTCACATTCGGTTGGCATGCCCATTGAACTTCCACCATTTCCATCTCAAATATGGTGGGATGCATCCATTCAATGAAAGTAatcaaattaacaataaaaacaatttggttggtggagtttgtattagaacaaaaaaaagttatttaataagttGATTGTTGCattggtttatttgaattttcttgtTAACTTTGTaacaattcatcaaacaataattttaaaagtttcaaatgtttttgtattcttttccctttttataattgattagtGCAAAACTAAAAACTTTAgaggaaaaaaatattgatatcattattaattgaatttattattttcttaagaaaagaaagataaatattttattgtataagcAAATATCAATTGGAGCCCCCCATTGCATATAGGTTGGTGTGCACTTCTTTAAGATCCACTTTGAATCAACTAATTTAATTCCTTATGCCCAAGACCAAGAATACAAGTATAATTCAAAATGGTACAAAGAATGCACTCAATAAACATCAATCAGAGGATTGCagtaataatacaatattaaacataagaaatttattgatttattgtGTGTGGTTAGAATAATTCTCCTACATCCACTTTGGAAAGACATGGTCTCTTATCAATTCaataaattatacttaattccttaataattttcatttcaatatgaactgaaaaaatatatattatactttaatagattcTAGTTTAGATCAATGTATTACAACTAAAAAGTTATTCTTTATTTTGAAGTTTCATATATCATCAACAAAAAGGAGAGGCGGATTGTTCTATTACAATCAAAGATGTCTCCTCTTCTTTTCCTCTTAACATGATATTATTCTTTCTAAAtgtttctaatatttttcatgttaaaatttatgtttttggtGAAGTAAATTTTGAGaaggataaatatttttaattaaatatttagataacTAGTGTTAATTATGAGACAACtatttctataataaattaaaattgaagttgaaaTAACACTAATActgtttttttcatattaaaattataaccaAACTAGTCATAGATTAACATATCTTTCCATttgtaaagaaataaatattgagaatgaataaaatttataaaatattaaataaattattagcaAAATAAATACTTAGATGACTAGTGTTATGATActatattatttctataataaattaagCATTTGATAAAAGCTAttgtttgatattaaattttgaCCAAACAAGGTACTAAGTTAGCTTGTCTGTAACCAATAATAATCTCAGTCAAGGTTTTGTAGTAAAAAAAATGTAGGACTAACTATTGTTGTTTAATTGTAACtttcatatataaaaagttaatgtATTAGAAGATGATTTGTTCAAAAGATCCTAAAGTATGTAAATGGGAAAAATTAAGTTGAGAAACTTTTGTTGACTATGAGTAATAGAAATTTGTATGATTCGTGACTAtttggaaaaatatataatctataaaaatttatgtactattatctataaaaatcaatttattttatatacttttttatttatttttttctattctctttTTATCtgaaaaagtttattaatttgaattttcatattaaataaagttaaaaatcactttaacattttattttgacaattttttaattaaaagtaattttaattttaataaaaaaaaatataatttaaaaaaggtGAATAACTGTTCCTCATCCTTATCTGCAACCATTAAtgtatgaaaaataattctcaaCTGTCACTTtacagaaaaaaaatatatcaattaaaaaaaaatcaaaaagtaATTACCACACTCACACATTTTTGTTTACAATCCATttgtcaattaaaataaatattagtaatgAAGGCATAGATACACAATTCTACTCACACTTCTTTTCTTTGTGCTTGGATAATTGaaattaaactcaaatcaaattataattataattaaatcttaTAAGAAGTTTATTTATGATGAATTCGAATAATTTTGGTACACAAACCAAATATGTCATTTGTGTCTTCAAACAAATTAGACCTCAAAGAGCTCTAAACCATGCACTTTCTAAGAACTTCCAAATGAGAAGCGCTTCAACATGTTTCCAATCAAACATGTCtccataagaaaaaaaaactaaattaatttaaaacaatttagaCGAAGAAAGTTGTACAAAAACTTACAATCTCATGAATTGTTACATtgtctaatattaaaaaaaaaaaatctaatttattagaTAGAAATATGTACCTTCATAAATGTGTGTGTAACTatttcaaatgaaataaaaaattggatCATTTACTTTTGGCATGGTCCGATATAGGAATATCAACTTTGACTTTAGAAATTAGGTAATGAAAAATTTAGAAGAAGAATGAAACAAATAAAGAGGGAAAGAATAACCGTTTGTAATGTTGCAAAATTTTATAACGATAAccaattttaattgaatataatatgATCGGGTGATTTAGTTGGGTTTGGGCTGTTCCTTGAATCACTACTCACTGGCTAAGTAACCTTAAAATTCATGTgaaaattattcaattaataaaaattgaatggtgtttaaacttttattagaaaaaaaagcAATAATgccataaataaattaattaatgtaacttgaaattattattattttttttcatttctattctcataaattttaaagtttttaaattgcAGATTATTATTTCAAGATAATCGTGACATGTCCaatcaatttcttccttttacACCTGATTTGCCTATACATAGAAATAGTGTAAGCAAGATGCTGGTGTGGATCTAATGTGTTCATTTTGGTCACATATAGTTCAATCATACCATCACACTgccttgtttttttttattattgatttgatgaaataacATGGTAGGTTGATTGTTTGTGGAAATATTATcaaattgttatatttatgAATATGTTTTTGTAATTTATGAAGTGAGTACCattctttttttgatataagttattttaagtagaaattaaattctaaatattttatctattaggtataacttttttattttagttattttattaagttaatatttgtatttttataactaagtttaattttatttttaaaaaaataatattgtaaatccCGGGAAGTTCCCTCCTTAGCTTAGCATGTGTTGGATGACACGTGGCAATACAAATATCACAGGATGactcgaggttcgatgcgtttcaactTTGGTTTGTGTGTCATGcacctttttaaaataatacattattttttaaagtatttgacattttttaaattatctatataaaaataataatttttaattaaatttttataatttcattttataattattttggtgTTTATCTAAGGGAGGTCAGTAACCTAGCCTCAcctttcaatttcaatttttttataactaaatatttatttataattttatacataattaaatataataattattataaaaattaataatattaattaaaaaagattagtcatatataaaattaatttataaaataaaattgtatttcattattaataaataatatttataattaattatataaatagtgatattattattattataaattaattcaacatatatatatttttataattaaaccattctaatttcaaatataattttattaaaataattatttataatattttattttataaaaataaaaattgttctaatatacaaatatttataatgatacataaattttaaataatatataaataaaatttatttatataattatataagttaaagtataagaaattatatataaaataatataaatcatttaataatatttttttattaattttaatataattaataatacaaattatatatggtataatgatttatataaatataagagaaaattagttttttatattttttattactttcttattcttatgttaatactaatattaaaatatatataaccgTTTTCTCGGGTGTCTACTCATTACATAATATATTCagtaatgattttttatttttatattttgttcttATATTCTCACCAAAATATGctgaaatttattaaattaaatttttatattttatttatttatataattagtttttctttatttaaaatctaattaatttaacttttcatGTTTTCTTAACctaattttttctatataattttaaatggataaatttaatttttaaatagagtactcttatattttattaaatttcgtatatttattttattttagtaaaggTATTTATGGAAcgatttaattaatatgttcaCTTATTATCTATAATAGCTTAATACCTATAATGTTTTCAGCCTAGAGAAAAAAATTCCTATATTCGCCCTTGCGGACGTAGATCGTGGGCCTCTGGAGTTCGCGAAGAAGAAGAACACATCGAcgttgttttgttttaattgaaCGCTTTGTTGCATTCTGTTGGCGCTAGAGCTTTTGGGCTAACGGGATTAACGTCCCGCTAACTGATCTAGTGTGGACTCGGGCGCGCACATGTTTGGTTGTAACCGACTATGTGGCGTGTTCTTGGGCGTTGGATGAAATCCAGGCGCTCATCTGATAGTTACAGATCCTGctgcaaagtttaaacataatttttgccACAGGATTATCagtttatacttttaataaaaaagttatttaaaatcaaaattttaaatatatctcgtgtttttctttattaaataatacacaaaaatatttttgccagttcatttatttttatttttaagttattttgagatatttatttaattgttttaagctataaattatatataatatatctttaAAGTCATAAATAgacaatttcaattattttttgatttaatttagataaaataaatacaatattttaatcttaaattatttttggatcttatttaatttttctaattagagtttaattatcacaataatttaacataatttaatcTTAACCTcctatttgaattattttgaattaaaaaattcaaaatattattttaatattattattagttaataatattattctaaatttgTGATAcgttaaattttaatgtttaaaatatataattagattttaaaattactttctatttagttttgaattaataattaaaagtatatatttaataatattgtatataaacTTAAAAGGTAACTTATATAACAATATAACAAAGAGTGATCCATgagatataaaattttatgtgtTTGATCCCACAAAGAACACCTCACATAAAATGAggaagttataaatataatgtaatgCTAgctttctaatatatataagaatttatattttatttattcatattattaaatgatcacaatctttttttattttaaaattatcataatttaagagataatattaaaattttatataataattactttgttataatatataatttaatattttattttaaaataaaaaatatttaaaaactatgatttaatttagattttttaataaaattaacaatttaaatatatataatctctttataattgtaaaaattaatgataatttggaataaaacatttttaaacaatcattttatttaaaatctttaatactataaaatgtttatatatatatatatataaataatattttaaatgacaatttattataaatataaagaaattaaagtttttaatttattaaaataattcaaaataaaattattaatttaaaatgttttattctaaattttttcaTGATTTAAATGGCCGGTTTGGTTCCATATTAAATAAGTAGTtattctatataaattatatatatatatatatatatatatatatatatatatatatatatatatatatatatatatatatatatatatatatatatatatatatatatatatatatatatatatatatatatatatatatatatatcaaaacattaaatttatcattaattttaacaattatatacaaattaaatacaaactaaaattattaatattattaaaaaattaaaaaaaaaattaattttaaaatgttttattaattattatttgattttaattatatatttaatggtTTTGTTAACATTTTTGTTTACCATTTGTGATCGTTTTTGAAACATTGTGAGCACTATGAATCTTTGCTAAAAGCTGATcatgtgaattttttttagataaatgttGAATAGTCCCGGAAGGTTTGGATATTAGACTATTTGGTATCTGAACCAAAATAATAGAACTTGTTAGTCCCTGCCATCCAAAACTGTTAGTCAAAAgctttttgatttttaaataataactattttgtCCTTaccttttttaaattaaaaacaaattaaattaaattaaaacctaacctaacctaaatctaatctgaCCTAAATCCACAATCGAAGAGATCTTCCGTCGAAGCCAGTCGAACCCTTTCTCCCAAATCGGGATTTGAAGACTCTGGTATAAAGATGTACAGGTCCACGAGCTCTGTAACAGTTACGAGCTCTGTAACAGCAAAATGCAGATTCCGTCGCTCGTTCGCTCGCCGCCTGCACTGTGGATTCCGTCGCTCGCCTCAGTCCCTCGTTCGCTTGCCTCAGTCGCCAAGTCGAGGTCGCCCAGGTCGTCGTCAATCGCTTGCACTGTGGATTCGTCTTCAAATCCCGATTTAGGAGAAGGGGTTCGGCTGACTTCGACGGGAGATCTCTTTGGTTTGTTTGGTTTTAAATCCCGATCGTTTGCACTGTGGTTAGGTTAGATTATATTTAGGTtaggttaaattttaatttaatttgtttttaattttaaaaaaggtaAGGACAAAATGGTTATTATTTAACAGTCAAAAGGCTTTTAACTAACAGTTCTGGACGACAGAGACTAACGGGTTCTATTATTTTAGTTCTGTGACCAAGTAGTTTAATATCCAAACCTTCCGGAACTATTCAGCatttaactcatttttttttaatcttacttacttaattaaaatattaaaatacacctattttacttttattaaatatatacacatattttttttaatatatatatatatatatattaataatatattttaaaaataaatttcaaataatttaatttttatcaaacaaagattttataaataatttataaaattgctAAAAAAAAATACGATCAAAGTACTACGctgatgtattttttttattggagaAAATGTGATGTATTTACCTTCTAATAATatcttttgattaaaaaatgCCAATTAAGAATTTAGAAATTCATGTATCACAATGATAGTGTTTTATATTAAGCATTTATTTTTGGagtcttaatttattaaaaaaaacaatgataaatatatttcaacaggcaaatattatttttttgtatgaataTTGATTATAAACTCTAATTGAATCTACGtattctttctttcattttcaagtGTATTTATTTTGGtgggattttatttatttatattttggaaCAAATCTTGTATTTGGTTGATTGACTTTTGTGGTCGGTAGATTTTGGAGTTAAAAAACGTGgttgtaataattttttcatgtttttatctttatacgataaaattaatgtatcatattataaaattttgtgagtttaatgtatacaaaaaaaaaaaaaaaacttattatggGATTcctaatcaattattttttaaccaatGGTTCACTTAAAAAGACACTATATTGTGATTCTGAATTATAACAAACTGAACCATACAAATAgtaaaatacaatttaaatatatataagaataaaatgaactagttaataaaaatatttgaaagtaGATAATTTTATCTAAGtttatattagttaaatatttaaacttagttctcaactttttttcatttctttaaactaataaaataaaacaatttaaacaaAGTATTTATAGAATGAAGCCAAACAATTTATTCTGAACTTTATTTCGTTTTCTAAAACTACTAAAATAAGACAATTGAACAAAGTATTTTAGATGAAACCTCACAAAAATCAATAATGTTtgcaatttaataatatatttccaTTGGTGTATAAGCTAAAAATATATAGGATAAATGTGTCACGAAAAAGACAACTCACATTACTACAAATGACAAAAATGAATTCAAGACAACagtaaaaaatgatttttaaggaGAGCAAAATCATTCGAAAAAAGAGATAATGTCTTCGGTGATAGTGTTTACCGAGAGCAATAAATGATCTCGCAACGTCTCGGTGATACAACTGTCGGTGAAAGAAAAAAGAGTATCTGCTAGAGTCATGTGAGACTCATCTCACCTGATCCAATAGTAGAAAATAAATCCGAGCCAACAAactatttatgaaaatattcttataCGGATTTATTACacaagaataaaataattaattaattttaaacggTGTCGTATCAAccaaattctaaaataattaaaattccgaattatttaaataaataaaaatgagaaatgatattttcaacGAATAtatagcgaaagcaaggccacgaatctacgtggccttgccagctaggagagagaaaaagcaaaaaaaaaaagaaaaaaaaagaaaaatgtttcctctttcttctttcctctgtctttcttcttttcatttaccaCTTCCGGCAATTTTTCTCAGGCGATTTTTCTCTGGCGATTTTTCTCTCTGGCGGCGGTATCCCcgacttcttcaactttattcatcttctttctttcgatcgaaaatggtaggtCTTCTCCTTCGGGTATTTCTGTTCACTTCACTGTCTGCATTCGtgaatatcatttctctttttcagGCTGGTGGTCCAGGTACATCTCTATGCAAGACTCCAAAATctccaaggacaaggtaaataacatcTCCTTTAGAATCCTAAaagattttgatgatttgaagaccGTTTAGGTTTTTGCAGTTAGGGTTCGGGTTAGGGTTATGGATTTTTATGATTCTGCTGAttctaatgattttaacgaTAGAAATGGTTGATTATTTTGTGTGTATTTGCTTCTATGTGatgatttatgtaatttttgatatgtttggctgttatgggtcccgaaagtgttgtttcggggacccgaaagtatgattatatagtccagaaatttgattttgatatgttttttgaatgaacggtcccgaaagtgtggtttcgggacccgaaagtgttatttcgggacccgaaatgtgttgtttcgggacccgaaatgtgttgtttcgggacccgaaatgtgtagtttcgggacctgaaaattgaattttgatatgtttggctgttatgagtcccgaaagtgtggtttcgggacccataaatgggattttgtaatgtttgactgttatgggtcccgaaagtgtggtttcgggacccgaaattggattttgatttgattggctgttatgggtcccgaaagtgtgcgttcgggacccgaaatgggtggtttcgggacccgaaatattgtttcgggaccctaaatgagtaaatatttgattttaaatgtttatctttatTTGATTATCTGCttcatgttttttaaatgtttatcttttgtttttgtagggcaaataaacgtaaaaggaATGCCCAAGAAGCAGCATCTCCCAAAGCAGTTCCTAAATCCCCAAAAGCTCCAAAATTAGTTCTGAAATCCCCCAGAGCAGCAGCTCCCAAAGCAGCCCCCCACAACCTTTTTTTAACTATGACATCTTCTTTTGGGCTTTTCAATCTTCTGCAACTACTGTCTAATGATCAAAAGGAGgctgtgaagtcaataggctttggccatctactttcattatcgctttcaaaatgccccgggGAGATATCTCGTTATCTAGTCAGGCAGTTTGACTGTGATAAATGTTCTTTCACTCTAGAGAATGGCgaggaagtgaaaatcgaagaagaagatgttgaaatgATATTGGGTCTCCCCAGAGGGGACTTGGACATTGTAGAATATCAGAATAACGAGACTGATGACAAGCTGAAggcatttaggactcgatggggtaaccctCTTAATGGCGCTCCTTTAGTGACTGCTATGCCGACGAAAATGATTGAGAACAAAGCTGCTGACAACAATTTtaagatagacttcgtattatttgttgtcagctgctttctctggtgtgatcaccTAGGTCAACTATCAAGGTATATCTCATTTCTGTTATTTCATTTGCATGACAACTTATATGACATGTTAATTAatcctcaaatatgtttttttcacttgcaggtatagaattctgaaatctatttcagatgttcataatatcaagaagtttaattggtgcaaatttgtacttgaaggattagttcaatcatgcgcaaaagtgaaggaaaatgaaaaacgacatttccaaggaccacagacgttccttattgtaagttatcactaattaatttctctgtttgcaaaaataattggttttaattaacatatgtttgttttcagctgtgctacgtgtatagggtgagcaacccACAACTGGGAGGAGTTAATGACCGTCGATTTCCAATACtatcatgttggaatgacacgaCGTTGAAGTTTAGGCTGGATACGGAGTTGGAAAATGGAGGATTCGGACGCGGAAGCGTTGTGGGACGAATTCCACTACCGGGGATGTGGGGGGAGAACGATGAGGAGGATAATGATGTGGGGGAGAACGAGGAGGAGGATATGAATGAGGGGGTGTCTGAGACCCCAAAGGCGGCAGCGGCGGCAGCAGCAGCAGAACCTAGGAATAGGTCACCACCTCGGAAGAGGTCACCACCTAGGAAGAGGTCAGAACCAACGAAATCAACACCTATGAATGAAGGCCTACCACCTATGAATATAACACCTATTAACACGGCAGCTCCGTACATTGATAAACTGAGTTTTACAGAGAATTTGGCATGGATTGCTAAATGTACGTTGTTTATTGAAAAAGCCACGAGAAGACTGGAATCTTTAACTTCAGGCTGGGATGCAACGCCAATGTATGACAACGCCATCCACATAATTTATAGAGCAATGGACAGTAATAAACCTTTTAGGGATGCCATGCACATATACTTCAAAGATCGAACATCCACTGAGGATGATGGGGTAAACGATCAGGACGCTCACACTGAGGGGGCTCACACTAAGGTGGCTCACACTGAGGTGGGTCAAAAGGGTGTtctcgaagaggaagatgaagatgaagatgaagatgaagatgaagtacCTGAAAAAGATGGGTCTCCAATAAAAAGAAGGAGAAATCCAGTGCGACATATGAAAATTCCAGCATGCCTTAAATCTCCATACATGACGCAGAACAAGCCAACGAAGA includes:
- the LOC124943671 gene encoding transcription factor DIVARICATA-like, coding for MSAEHHNHGRLTSSWNKEENKAFEQALAKYSEDRGDSAGRWANIAAKIPGRSMVEIKRHYDILIDDVRRIEAGFIPPPNYELSINEEEDNEPRPKHDRRKSTPWTENEHKLFLLGLQMYGKGDWRSIARKSVVTRTAAQVASHAQKYFARQNAIVAEKKRSSIHDMTINSITPLEEQHNLDPSTSHSVGMPIELPPFPSQIWWDASIQ